In the genome of Cryptomeria japonica chromosome 8, Sugi_1.0, whole genome shotgun sequence, one region contains:
- the LOC131049301 gene encoding receptor like protein 23-like, with the protein MDSGDAGHERSSGQKSHQTCNIPVECLSRFRHKANDDLELRIDGDVICPTLVLSVHSETSTTVRLRSVVARTASSSDVCVVCVGSVTTPEHFTDENVICLPISLEELQIAHRNAMDLLPFKISVGSGYLLIWVIILHSHFPFSTGCLQHERSYLLDFKAGLNLSSGRLSSWRGLNCCEWEGVACDYHTSHVVRLDLSNDPWGSDWYKQQLSGELRPSLFNLQHLQHLDLSGNSFSGLSIPPQLSQLERLTFLRLSDAGFLGQVPLELGNMSSLRHLDISNNYDYHKISDSMWQVQELKSGNIPDLSNLTHLSHLHIGENSFPVQLPSWFENVSSLVSLDLRDCDLQGSIPSNFMARSRLSILVLDYNYDLTGNLSFMLSHSSSLVMLYLSECNLTGVFPTSIANFSKLMTMDLASNNFEGSIPSSFCSLTSLRHLHLNHNQLSGQIPPSLCELPELSNLVLGHNQFSGTIPDCLSKLSSLEMLSLHSSGLRGNISLQLFENLTRLSQLDLSENQFFIDISTSWVPQFAHLEILELRSCSIEGNFPAFLSQQYQLSLLDLSDNNIVGNLPSWLWDLPYLDMLNLSNNNLEGSLPFKISLTFHTIDLHGNRLYGSLPALDFVSYGLDLSNNGFNGSIPTTIGIIYTLSLSGNNLTGEIPSSICNNSDYYYYRVLDLSKNKLTGMIPSNIGRCSEMKILKLAQNVLQGEIPKELGNLQSLRTLNLNGNRLQGIIPPSIANCTDLQIFDLGNNNFEGSIPVWIEKLTDLRILSLASNKFDGRIPPQLFRLQYLQILDLPDNQLSGNIPSDVSKLSALVNNSQSFYLQYSSYEYSGSSLDTDYGINFADEVTVWIKGRITPYSKIIGQDKFMDLSHNNLSGNIPLELGLLRGLISLNISKNNLSGVIPESLGALTDLESLDLSENNFSREIPIQLLNLTFLAVLNLSNNMLSGLIPQGKQFSTFGVSSFLGNPNLHGPPLENKTQSLGFGRQYDYKELNNTTTESADTNVMDRWWAVGVGLSYGLGFATVITVLCFHMKWRYICFFYMDNFIYDLFE; encoded by the exons GGAAGAATTGCAGATTGCACATAGGAATGCAATGGATCTACTTCCGTTTAAGATATCTGTGGGTTCTGGATATTTGTTGATATGGGTAATAATTCTGCATTCTCATTTCCCATTTTCAACAGGGTGTTTACAACATGAAAGAAGTTACTTGTTGGATTTCAAGGCTGGTTTAAATCTTTCCTCAGGTCGGCTATCCTCTTGGCGGGGATTGAACTGTTGCGAGTGGGAGGGTGTTGCCTGTGATTACCATACATCCCATGTCGTCCGCCTTGATTTAAGTAATGACCCTTGGGGAAGTGATTGGTACAAACAGCAGTTGAGTGGGGAGCTTCGTCCATCGCTGTTTAATCTGCAACATCTACAGCACTTGGATCTGAGTGGGAATAGCTTTAGTGGTCTTTCTATCCCTCCACAGCTGTCACAATTGGAGAGACTGACATTTCTTAGGTTGTCAGATGCTGGGTTTTTGGGTCAAGTTCCTCTGGAGTTGGGAAATATGTCAAGCTTGCGTCATTTGGATATTTCAAATAATTACGATTATCATAAGATTTCAGATAGTATGTGGCAAGTTCAGGAGTTGAAGAGTG GTAATATTCCAGATCTCTCAAACCTTACCCATTTATCACATCTGCATATAGGTGAGAATTCATTCCCGGTTCAACTACCCTCTTGGTTTGAGAATGTGTCTTCATTGGTTTCGCTTGATCTCAGAGATTGTGACTTACAAGGTTCCATCCCTTCCAATTTCATGGCCCGTTCAAGACTGAGCATTCTTGTGCTTGACTATAATTATGACTTAACAGGAAACCTTTCTTTCATGCTAAGCCATTCTTCCTCACTGGTCATGCTATATCTTAGTGAATGCAATTTAACGGGAGTGTTCCCCACTTCTATTGCAAATTTCTCAAAACTTATGACTATGGATCTGGCGTCCAACAATTTCGAGGGCAGTATACCATCCTCTTTTTGCAGCTTAACCTCCCTTAGACATCTGCACCTTAATCACAACCAGTTAAGTGGTCAGATTCCTCCGTCTCTTTGTGAGCTTCCAGAATTAAGTAACCTTGTACTAGGCCACAACCAGTTCTCAGGAACAATTCCAGATTGCCTTTCAAAGTTGTCCAGTTTAGAGATGTTGTCACTTCATTCCAGCGGATTAAGAGGGAACATTTCACTTCAACTATTTGAAAATCTAACGCGCCTTTCACAATTGGACCTTTCGGAAAATCAGTTTTTCATTGACATTTCTACAAGCTGGGTTCCTCAGTTTGCCCACCTGGAGATTCTTGAATTGCGGTCTTGCAGTATAGAAGGCAACTTCCCTGCATTTTTGTCCCAGCAGTATCAATTGTCCTTGCTAGATCTTTCAGATAACAACATTGTGGGAAATCTTCCTTCGTGGCTGTGGGATCTTCCGTACCTTGACATGCTCaatctctcaaacaacaatctagaAGGTTCTCTACCTTTCAAGATATCTCTTACTTTTCATACAATCGACTTGCATGGGAATAGATTATATGGCTCTCTTCCTGCTCTTGATTTTGTTTCATATGGATTAGATCTGTCAAATAATGGGTTTAATGGCTCTATTCCTACAACAATTGGGATAATTTACACTCTATCATTGTCAGGGAATAATTTgactggagaaattccaagttctaTATGTAACAATTCAGATTATTACTATTATAGAGTTTTGGACCTGTCAAAGAACAAGTTGACAGGTATGATTCCTTCAAATATTGGGCGGTGTTctgaaatgaaaattttaaaattggcTCAAAATGTTTTGCAAGGGGAGATTCCGAAGGAGTTAGGAAATCTGCAGAGTCTTCGCACATTAAATCTCAATGGTAACAGGTTGCAAGGTATTATTCCACCATCTATTGCGAATTGCACAGATCTCCAAATATTTGATCTAGGAAATAACAATTTTGAAGGTAGCATTCCTGTTTGGATTGAAAAGTTGACAGATTTGAGAATTCTTAGCTTGGCTTCTAATAAATTTGATGGTAGAATTCCGCCCCAGCTGTTCAGGTTGCAATATCTTCAAATTCTAGATTTACCTGATAATCAATTATCAGGAAATATTCCTTCAGATGTGAGCAAGTTATCTGCTTTGGTCAATAATTCACAAAGTTTCTATTTACAATATTCTTCATATGAGTACAGTGGTTCATCTTTGGACACAGATTATGGAATTAATTTTGCTGATGAAGTAACAGTTTGGATAAAAGGAAGGATAACTCCATATTCTAAAATAATTGGACAAGACAAGTTCATGGATTTGTCACATAATAACTTGTCAGGTAATATTCCTTTAGAATTGGGACTTTTGAGAGGATTAATTTCTCtcaacatatcaaaaaataatCTAAGTGGAGTAATTCCAGAATCCTTGGGAGCCTTGACTGACTTGGAGTCTTTGGATCTTTCAGAAAATAATTTTTCAAGAGAGATTCCTATTCAACTTTTAAATCTCACATTCCTTGCCGTGTTGAATCTTTCTAACAACATGTTGTCAGGGTTAATACCACAAGGAAAGCAGTTTTCAACCTTCGGGGTTTCTTCTTTTCTAGGAAATCCTAATCTTCATGGACCTCCCCTTGAAAACAAGACTCAGAGTCTTGGTTTTGGTAGACAATATGATTACAAAGAATTGAATAATACAACCACTGAAAGTGCAGATACAAATGTAATGGATCGATGGTGGGCAGTGGGAGTGGGGTTAAGTTACGGATTGGGGTTTGCTACTGTGATTACAGTGTTGTGCTTCCACATGAAATGGAGATACATATGCTTTTTCTACATGGATAATTTTATCTATGATCTTTTTGAATAG